CTTAAAGAAAATAATATAGATTGTAAAGAGTGCAGGGATAAAGGCAAACCATAAAGCTAAGCGGATATCATCCAACAAAAACAATAATGCAACCGCAGCAAGAGGACCGAGTACTGCACCTATCGTATCCATTGATTGGCGCAGTCCGTAACTTGCACCCGTTATCTCTTTTGGTGTTACGTCTGCTATGAGTGCATCTCTTGGAGCATCTCGTACTCCTTTACCGATTCGATCGGCGAATCGTGCAAAAAATACAGTCTCCATATGTTGTGCAAGAGGGAAGAAAGGTTTAGAAAAAGTAGAAAGTCCGTATCCTATAAGTAATAGTATTTTTCTTTTCCCTATAGCATCACTGATACTCCCGGAGAAAACTTTTATGATTAGAGCAGTGGCTTCAGCAACCCCTTCGATAATACCAACCTCTAACATACTTGTATGTAAAACATTGACCAATAATAAAGGTAAAAGGCTGTGTACAAGCTCTGAGGATAAGTCCATAAACAATGAAACAAAGCCAAGCATAAATACTGTTGTAGGGATATTGTTCTTCATTTTTTTCTAGCCTATAAATTATTAATGGATTGTATATAGCTGATACTATTATATCTTTTTGTGAGGTGAGTGTTGAGAATAAGCTTTGATACTTTTAAAAAACATATAAAGAAACAACACTATATAATTTTCTATACAAATAAAGCTCTTTTTATCGATCAACTTTCTTAAAATCAGGAGTTTAAGGGAAATTTAGTATCTGATTTTTTTCCAAAAGGTACAGTAATTTGCAACTATTGGATGATAAGTCTTTTAAAGTACTTGCTATTAAACAATTGTTCAGCTATACTTCGACCATCGAATGATGATTTAGAGTTTCATCTAATGCAAGATTTTTATTGCTTACTTACAGTTTACAGTATTAACCTCCCAACAGAACAACACTCCACATTATAATTTTGAGCATTTCAGTAATGATATGTATTAACAATTTAAGGAATTGCTATGGCAACTCAAGTAAATGGAACTATTAAATGGTTCAATAAAGACAAAGGTTTCGGTTTTATCGGACAAGACAATGGTGGTGAAGATGTATTTGTACATTACCGTCAACTAAGTAATTATGATGATAGAACTTCCCTAAATGATGGTCAAAAAGTGATTTTTGAAATAGGGCAAGGAACAAAAGGTCCACAGGCTGAGAACGTTAGACTCTCATAAAAGTACAAATGGGCAGAGTTATCTGCCTAATATTTAAAATAAAGACTTCCATCCTTTCCATTTGTAAGCTTCTTTTTACTGATACAAAACACTTACTAAATATATCGCGGAATAGAGCAGTTCGGTAGCTCGTTGGGCTCATAACCCAAAGGTCGTTGGTTCAAATCCAACTTCCGCAACCAATCAAAAAAATAAGGTGAGAATTTGCCAATAGACATAAAAAGTATTTCTACAACACTACGACTTAATGTAATGATTAGACTTTTAAAGAATAATGAGTCATTTGATACAGCCTGTTCAAAATCAGGATTATCAATAAACACTGCTCAAAAGCTTTTACATAAAATAAGCTATGAACAAGGCCTTGTATTATAACACCACGCTTATAACTAAACTCTTTCATAGAGTTACTGCTTCAAAATTTAAAGAATAAACAAAAAAATATACCCCTAATACTGATTATGTTGCAATTTTGTAATTTATCATCTACTGACAAAAAAATTTGAACAGTCTCTAAACTAGACACTTCTGCACTCAGTAATGTATTAGAACTCTTCCATGATTTATAGTTTTGTTCCAAAATCTACACTTTTTGGAAAATTGAAAAATCCATAAAACGATCAAAGTAAAACTCATATTGAAAACGTCATGATACAAGAGTAGACCCATTAAATCTTTCAGCAACAAAAGATTCAAATTCGCTTGGAATCAGCGGTTTGCTGAATAAGTACCCTTGAATTTCATCACATCCTTGATTTTTTAAAAATTTTAGCTGGGAAACGGTTTCTACCCCTTCAGCTATTGTTAGAAGGTCAAGCCCTTTAGCCATGTCAATAATTGCTCCAACAATCGCTTTATCTTCAGCATCGGTATTGATGTCTCGAATGAATGACTGATCGATTTTTAGTTTGTAAATATTGAATTTTTTAAGGTAACTTAAACTTGAATAGCCTGTCCCAAAATCGTCAATCGACATTCGAATACCCTGATTATGAAGTTTGTTCATAGTAACAATTGCCTTCTCCGGATCATGCATTGCTGCTCTTTCGGTGAGCTCAATTTCGAGGTATTCAGGAGGAAGTTGTATCTCTTGAAGAATCGATGCAATAAGCTCGGGAAGAGCCGTATCACGAAACTGTACAGCGGAAAGATTGATTGCCATAATAATTGGTGGCAGACCTTTATCTATCCATAATTTTGTTTGCGCGATCGCATTACGTAATACCCATTCTCCTATCTGAAGAATCAATCCATTGTCTTCAGCTATCGCAATAAATTCAGATGGAGAAACATTTCCAAAGATTGGGTGGTTCCATCGTAGCAATGCTTCTGCTCCTATGATAGTTGATGAATTCGCTGATATCTGAGGCTGGTAAACCAAATGAAGTTCATTGTTCTGTATGGCATGGTGAAGTGCATTACTGAGTTCTAGGGTCCGCATCGATTGTTGTTGCATCTCTTCTGTAAAAAAGCGGTAGCTGTTTCTGCCTTCAATTTTGGCACGATACATCGCTGCATCAGCATTTTTTAATAGAACTTCAAGTGAATTTCCATCACTGGGATAGAGAGCTATTCCTATTGAAAAGGTGACACTCAATTCGTATTCGCTTAAAACAATAGTTTGATGAATGCTCTCTAAGAGTTTTTGCGCAATAACCGTTGCAGCATGAGCATCTGTATCAGGAAGAACTAGGACAAATTCGTCTCCCCCTAGCCGCGAAATAGTATCCTCCTCTCTGAGGATTGATTTGAGTCGTTGAGAAAGATTGATCAAGAGCTCATCTCCCACTTTATGTCCTAACGAATCGTTAATGTCTTTGAAATGGTCTAAATCGAGGAACATTAATGCAAATGGATGTTCATTTCGTCGTGAAATGCTTATTATGTAGTTAAAACGATCTTCCATCTGTACACGATTTGGCAAACCGGTTAATGGATCAAAATTCGCGAGGAAATGGATTTGTTCTTCCGATTTTTTTCTATTCGTGATATCTTCTCCTACGGCCATATAATTGGTTATATTCCCATTTTTATCTATAATTGGCGTTGCTACGATTGATTGAAAATATTCTTCTCCATTCTTTTTACGGTTGATAAATTCCCCTGACCATTGTTCTCCTTTAATCAGATGGTTCCACAAATCATTATAGAGATTAGTTGGAGTTTTAAATAAACCCAGAAATTGAGGATTTTGACCAACAGCTTCTTGGGGTGTATATCCAGTTATACGCGTAAAAGCAGCATTCACATATTCGATTGTTCCCTGAACGTCAGTAATCATCAAAGCACTCGTATTTTGCTCAATTGCCTGTGAAAGTTTAAGAAGCTGTTCTTCGGTTAATTTACGCTCGGTGATGTCACGTGAGAGGACAATAAAATGGGGCTTTGTTGAATGTAGATCGATTTTTCGTGCAACTGAGAGTTCAAACCATTTATGCTCTTCTCCAAGTAACAATTCAATTTGTTTTCCATGGGATGAACCACTTACATTGGCTTCGTACAAAGCTTCAATACAGACATCAGCGGCATCTTTTGGAAGTATTTCATGAATGGTTTTTCCAATCAGCTTATCAGCTGGAGCTGCAAGAAGATCATCTCGAGAAGAATGATAGTCAAAATAGCGCCCATCCAGATCGACCTCAAAAAGCAGGTCTGGTATGGTATCGAGAGTTGCTTTCAATTGATCGTGCGATGCCATGATACGCTTATACCAGCTTCGCAAAAGTACATAAAGCAATCCGGAAGTGATAAAAACAAAAGCGAGTCCTTTAAACTTTTCGATTTGATGAATAAGTTTTGGGTCTTCAATATGACTCAGCAATTGACTTGATCCAAGAATCCAAAGAACAGCAGTTAAGGTATAGCCAAGTGTTACCAGAAGGGGAGCTTGAGTTCTAGAAAAATAAAACCTTTTGAAAAAATATTTTAGACTCATTTTTTTGACCATTTTAATAGTGATTTTTGCTATACAGTATAACATAACTTATTCTTTATTAATAAGCTAATGAGCATAATCCTCTTACATTCGGAACATAAATTTATATATGTACTTTACATGTTGCAAAAAGTGTTCAAAAAATAAAAAGTGAAAATTTTCTCAAAGCCTTAGGAATTTTTGAACAATATATATAGGTGTGTTTCACTAACTCTTGCTACAATTACACAAATTAAACAGATTTAAGTTTCAAAGGGAGTTATAGTATGCAAATAAGGGTCTATTATGAAGATACAGATACAGGTGGTATAGTGTATCATTCAAACTATTTAAACTTTTGTGAAAGAGCCAGAAGTCAGGCTTTTTTTGACAAAGGTTTAATGCCATACTTAGAAGATGGGCATTTTGTTGCTCGAAAAATTATTGCAGATTATTTTAAAAGTGCAAAACTTGGTGATGTTTTAGAAGTAAAAACGGAGCTGACACAGATGAAAGCGGCCTCTTTTACACTTAAACAAACAGTGTATAAAGAGGATGAAAAGTTATTTGAGTTGGAGATACTTTTAGCTCATATCTCTTTTGAAGGGGCACCTAAAAAGATCGATAAAGAAACGAAAGAATTAATCCTCTCTCTCTTCTAACTCCTTAGAGAGTGGTATATATTTTGCGAACTTTGTTCGCATTGGCTGTAAAAGTTCAATATCATATATCACTTGCTCATTTTCAATTACCAAATCATACACTCTAGCTTCCCCTGTAACAAGCGAATAAAAATAATCTACACCGATAATCGTCGCATAGTTGATCCAGTCATATTTGATGTCATTGCCGATTAGTGAGTTCATCTCTATTTGCATATTGTCCTCTTTTGTTATAGAGTTTGCAATGACCATATTTTCTCTATCTCTGTATTGTGTCATAGAAAGGAGTAGGGGATTGTAGTTGATCTGCGTTGAGAGTACATTTGTCGCATTTGTGTCATAGAGTGTAAGCTGAGACATAATCATACCCGTTTTGATAATAGGGGTATTGATCATAAATGAACCTTCAATAATATTCTCATTCTCTTTTAGATAGCGTTCAAGGTTTGTAGTACGTGTAGAGATGTAGTACTTTAATACTTTTTTATTTTCATCACTTGGCGGTGTTTGAATCTCATGCTCTTCAGAAAATGCACTTGGTTCTGCACCCTCTACAACAGGGTGTAAAAATCTGTTTTCTTGATAAAGGGCAAGTTTTTTTCCTGTCGCAGATGTATCTGAAAAAACAACAAGGGGAGAGATAGCTTCTTTTAAAAGAAGGTCACTTTGTGCAGAGTAGTCGATCCCTCCAAAACTAAGGTAAGGTGAATTTGTTTCAATATCGTTTTTATTTGTTGTCGGAAAGTAGATATTTACTTCAGGATCGATGTTTATAGTATTTTCTACCCCTTCGTGAGTTAAAGGTGCGATCACATACTCTATACCGTCTGCTTTGATCTGTTGCAGTGTAGCCTCGATCGTATCGTAGTTCTCATCTTCTATCTTATAACTTTTCATGTTAAACGGTGTAGTTTTAGTCATAAGATAAGCAAAAACGGCATTTGTTGTTGATGTCGCATATTTCCCTATACGTTTGTAAGGAAGTAAAAGTGCGACTTGAAAGTTGCCGTTTGTGTTGAAAACACCGATATTAAAAATCGCTGCATTGATCATTCTTATCTCTTCAAGCTCTTTATTTGGCAGTTTTCTTTGTGCGTGCGATAAAAATGAGAAGATCTGTTCATTGTCTAAAAACTCTTGTAAACAATCCTCATCACACTCATATGGATCAAGATCAAGTACATATGTTTTTGGAAGGGGAATATCTGAAACCAGATAACTTTGTGCAAAAATAGCAAACGGTAATAGTAAAGTTAAAAATATTTTTTTCATAAACAACTCTTTATAGTTTTTAAATCATTTAATGTGATCTTTTTAGATTCCGGATTTCTTAGGAGATACTGAGGATGATAGATAGGGATAAGTTTGTATCCTTTAAAGTCTATTACATGTCCTCTGACACTCTCAAAGTTATTTGTATCACCTGTTAGATGGATATATGCATCTTCCCCTAACGTGACTATAATTTTTGGTGAAACAAACTCCAACTGAGAAAAAAGGTAATGTTTACAAGAACTCCATTCAGACTCTGAAGGTTTATTGCTTTGAAGCGGTTTACATTTAATTGCATGAGTCATGTAGATGGAATCTGTACTCAGCTCCAACACATTTTCGATCATCTTTTTTAAAGTCTCTCCGCTTCTGCCCGCAAAATAGTTGTTTTCAGTATCTTGTACCTGGGAAACGGCATAATCAAGTATAAACAGCGAAGCATTTTGATTTCCGAAGCCGCTCATGCTTTGCGTTCTAGATTTACTGAGATCACACAGATAACAGGAACGAATGTTTGAAACCAGTTCTTCCAGAGTTCTTGCTTTTTCATAGTTTTTTTTCTCATTTACTTCGAAGTGGTCAATATATTCAAACCCAATATGTTTTAATCTGTATAGATTTTGTAATAAAACAAGATTTTGGAAAGATTTCAATGTTACCACCATACACGTAAAAAGATTTTATAGAGTATATAGAAACTGCTATTAAAATATACTTTGATATTTTTAGAAATATGTTATGATTACAAATCGATAGGGACATTTATGGCAAAAACAAATGAAAAATTAAAATTAAATCGTTTTAAGATCAAATCCTCCACGGAAGTAATGGATGTGATCAATGAAGTAAAAAGATGTTGTAGCACTATACCGTTGTTTCATATAGCATCATATATACATAACACTGTTTTAGTTCAAAACTTAATACGGGAACTTGATAAAAACTTTCCGGATGCCAAGGTAGTTCTTTTAAAACATGATGATAGAAATATTACAACTTTAAGTGTATATGACTATGATGTAAAAGAGAATGAGAATACTAGTGATGAGATTTTAGACCAACTCTACACAATGTATGATAAGACTCATAATAATATTGACGAGTATAGAAACCAACTCTTTTTAAGATATTTTACCGACCACTTAACAAATCTCCCAAACTTGTATCAATTAAGAAAAGATCTTCAAAATGATGAAGAGAATAACACTTTAGTACTTATAAAGATCGATAATTTTCAAACTATTAACAACTTTTACGGTTTTGTAGTCGGGGATTATGTAATCGAGTATGTTAGTACATTTTTAAAAGAGATCTTCGATGAAACTTCCATCTATAGACTCTCAGGAACAGAGTTCTCTGTAATCTTGGATGATACGTATGATTTTTACAGATTAAAAGCGTACTTGAGTGAACTTTATAAGTCATTGCAAAACTTGGTAATTACTTATCAGGATATTCATATCTTTGTTAATTTCACTTTGTCATCGTCTGTCTCACAAGATAACTTTAACCTTTTTTCAAAAGTCTCTATGGCACTAAAATATGCAGAGGACCATTCCCTGCCGTTTTGGATCTATGAAGACTCTATGAACTTTGAAAATGAGTATGAAAAAAACTTACAGCTCTCACAAGTTGTAAGAGAAGCGATCAATAGCAACAGAATCGTGCCGTATTATCAAGCTATTTACGATAACCATCAAGGTGTTGTAAACAAGTATGAATGTCTTGCACGTTTAGTTGATAAAGACAATAATGTTATCTCCCCGCAGGTTTTTATACCGGTTGCCAAAAGTTTAAAGATCTACAACAAAGTAACAGAGATTATAATTGACAAAGCTTTTAAAGAGTTTGAAAATAACGATCATGAAGTGAGTATAAACCTCTCTATAGAAGATATAATGAACAATGAGGTCTTTGAATATATTGTTAATAAAATTAAAAACTTTCCTGAACCGTCCCGAATTACGTTTGAGCTTTTAGAATCTGAAGCGATTTTAGACTTTAGAAAAGTGGGCAGGTTTATAGAGGAGATCAAAAGAAGGGGAGCGAAAATTGCGATTGACGATTTTGGAAGCGGATACTCTAACTTCTCCCATATTATTAATCTTAAAGTTGATTATATTAAGATTGACGGCTCATTGATCGAGAAAATAGGTACTGACAAAACTTCTCTTATTGCGGTTGAAACTATCGTAGCACTTGCTAAGAAACTCGGTGTACAAACAGTGGCTGAATATGTGGTTTCAAGTACTATATTGACACAAGTAAAAAATCTCGGTATCGATTATTCTCAAGGTTTCTATATTGACCGACCATCACTCACATTTGCAGAGGCTTCACCGTTGTAAAAGTACTCGATTTTAACTTTTTTAGTTATTTTATGATACAATGAGTGCAGCTCTATAAAGAAGATGCACATGTTGAGATTTAAGTCCTTAAAAAACAATTTAATCGTCAGTATGATCTTATTATTTGTCCTGATGGGGATAACCATCGGGGCAAAGATATTGTCTGATGCAAAAAACACTTTGATACAACAAAGGTATCAGGAGTTGGAGATTGCAACCCAGATAAAAAAACGCTCTATAGAGCGTTATATAAAATTCAACATAATAGAGTTAGAACTTCTCGCAAAAAACACCCAACTTATAGATTTTACTTCATATCTTCTAAATACTCAAAAACAGACCGATTCCAAACAATCTCAAGAGCTTTTTCTCCAAAATGACAAATATTTTAAAAACTATACACGTTTACATGAGTTATATGACCTGTTTATTATTGATGCAAAAGATGGAAATATTATATATACAGCGTTAAAAGAACCTGATTTAGGAAAAAGTGTACTCTCTTCACCTGGATTAAAAACGACAAAACTAGCAGTTGCATTTGCAGAAGCACTGCAGACAAAAAAAATATACTTAAGCGATATGGGGATCTATACGATAAGCGGAACGAAACCTTTTCTTTTCGGTGCAATCCCTATAACCGATAAAAACGGAGAGCTCTTAGCAGTAGCTGCTATGCAAATACCATATGAGAATATTTCACGTTTTGTAAATATTGTCGGAGAGGAGCTTGTCAGTAAAGAAGCTTATTTAGTGGGTGAAGATTATGTTGTAAAAAGTTCTACTCTCCATAACGGAGCACAGCCCTCTTTTTTTAATACTTTCAGTAAGTCAGAAAGTTTTAGAATCCACTCTGATGTTGTGGAGCAGGCGTTACAAAGTGAAAGTAAAGTATTTATACAAGGTTTGGATTATGATTATCAAGAAGTGATAGCCGTTAGTGTACCTATTAAGATGGGAGGACTCCATTATCATTTGATCACAAAAGTAGATCTCGATGAGGTTTTAGCCCCATATCATAATGATGTAAAGAAAATTGTTTTTCTTATTGTTTTAACTATCTTAGGTGCAACTTTTTTAATGACTATGATTGTAAATGAGATTATGAAAAATGTTTCATATATCAATGAAAATGCAAAAAATATTTCACAAGGAAATTTTGCAACAAACTCATCACCAAAACTTTATATGGAACTTGAGCCCATCAATCAAATGCTTCTCAAGCAAACACATGTCTTACGATCTTTAACAAGTTCAGTAAATGAGATCAAAGATGCCATTGAACATTCAGAATATGAAAAACGGATAGACTCCAGTGAATTTGAAGGTGCATTTGCAGAAACGATAGAGACAATAAACGTACTTTTAGAGAAGCTGTATGATGCTATATGGTTTCAAAGCGGTGTTGCACATTTGATGAATGAAACGGCCTTGGTTGAAGATGTTGAAAATATTTCAAAAACTGCTTTAGAGTTTTTATCTTCATATCTTAATATACCGATGGCAGCATTATATGTTTATGATGAACTCAATGAAATACTTACACTCAAAGCTTCTTATGCCTATCAAAAATCGTCATACTTTAAAGAGTTCTTTGAACTGGGTGAGGGGAGTGTAGGGGAAAGTGCTCTGGAGAAAAAACGTTTAGCTTTACATATAGACGATATTAAAAACTTAAAAATAAACACTGCAATACTCTCTGTAACTCCAACAATGATTCTTTGTGAACCGATTATCTATAAACAGCGACTTATCGGAGTGATAGAGTTCGCTTTAATAGATAAGTTGTCAGATCGGAAGATATACTTCTTATCTGAAGCTATACACTCTTTTGCTTCTATTTTATATCCGGCTATACAGTCAGATGTAACTAAAGAACTTCTTGCACAAACACAAGAGCAAAAAGCGGAGTTACAAAATCAAAGTGAAGAGTTAAAACAGTCAAACGTAATGCTTGAGGAACAGCAACAAAATCTTGAAGTTTTAGCACAAGATCTGCAGATAAAAAACGGTGAGTTGCAACAGACGCAAGATCAACTTTTATTTAAAAATACAGAACTTGAGCGAGCGAATCGTTATAAGAGTGAATTTTTTGCAAATATGAGTCATGAGTTACGTACGCCTCTCAATGCAATAATACTATTATCAAAACTTCTTGTAGACGATCTCAAAGCTACCGAAGATGAAGAGGTTGTTAAAAAAATAGGGATAATTCATAAGTCAGGAAACGATCTGCTTCGCTTGATCAATGACATTTTGGATTTTGCAAAGAGTGAGTCAGGAAAACTGGAATTGCATAACACAGTTTTTTTACTGGACACTCTTGTTACTGAACTGCATCAGGAATTTGATTATCTGGCACAGGAAAAGTCACTGGAGTTTTCAATTTCCAATGAGTATAAAGGGGAGTTTGAAGCAGATTACGATAAGCTCTTACAAGTGTTGCGAAATTTACTCTCTAATGCATTTAAATTTACAGATAAGGGATCGGTAACGGTCAGTATATTTGAAGATGAGATACAAAACAAACTAGTGTTTTTAGTAACAGATACGGGAATAGGTATCTCTAAAGAGCAGCAATATATTATCTTCGATCCGTTCCGTCAAGCAGATGGTTCAAGCAGTAGAAAGTATGGCGGTACAGGTTTGGGTCTCTCAATTAGTAAAGAGTTTATTGCTATGATGGGTGGTGAGATTGTACTTGAAAGCTCATCGGAGAAAGGGAGCCAGTTTAAAATTACAATTCCGTTACGCCAAATAAAGAAAGCGGAGTTAACGAATAGTTCTAATAAAAATAGTATTGAAACAACTGTACTTGAACAGCCTGCTAAGAAGAGTTCCAAAGCATCTGTTAATTTAGCGGGAAAAACTATCTTGATAGTTGATGATGATGTAAGAAATATTTTTGCCCTCTCATCTCTTTTTGAAAAAACAGGTGCGAATGTGGAAAATGCTTTTAACGGTATAGAAGCTTTAGAAACTTTAAAAAAAGAGAAGATAGACATTGTATTAATGGATATAATGATGCCGGAGATGGATGGGTATGAAACGATTAAAAAGATTCGTAAAG
Above is a window of Sulfurimonas marina DNA encoding:
- a CDS encoding cold-shock protein — protein: MATQVNGTIKWFNKDKGFGFIGQDNGGEDVFVHYRQLSNYDDRTSLNDGQKVIFEIGQGTKGPQAENVRLS
- a CDS encoding putative bifunctional diguanylate cyclase/phosphodiesterase, translated to MLYCIAKITIKMVKKMSLKYFFKRFYFSRTQAPLLVTLGYTLTAVLWILGSSQLLSHIEDPKLIHQIEKFKGLAFVFITSGLLYVLLRSWYKRIMASHDQLKATLDTIPDLLFEVDLDGRYFDYHSSRDDLLAAPADKLIGKTIHEILPKDAADVCIEALYEANVSGSSHGKQIELLLGEEHKWFELSVARKIDLHSTKPHFIVLSRDITERKLTEEQLLKLSQAIEQNTSALMITDVQGTIEYVNAAFTRITGYTPQEAVGQNPQFLGLFKTPTNLYNDLWNHLIKGEQWSGEFINRKKNGEEYFQSIVATPIIDKNGNITNYMAVGEDITNRKKSEEQIHFLANFDPLTGLPNRVQMEDRFNYIISISRRNEHPFALMFLDLDHFKDINDSLGHKVGDELLINLSQRLKSILREEDTISRLGGDEFVLVLPDTDAHAATVIAQKLLESIHQTIVLSEYELSVTFSIGIALYPSDGNSLEVLLKNADAAMYRAKIEGRNSYRFFTEEMQQQSMRTLELSNALHHAIQNNELHLVYQPQISANSSTIIGAEALLRWNHPIFGNVSPSEFIAIAEDNGLILQIGEWVLRNAIAQTKLWIDKGLPPIIMAINLSAVQFRDTALPELIASILQEIQLPPEYLEIELTERAAMHDPEKAIVTMNKLHNQGIRMSIDDFGTGYSSLSYLKKFNIYKLKIDQSFIRDINTDAEDKAIVGAIIDMAKGLDLLTIAEGVETVSQLKFLKNQGCDEIQGYLFSKPLIPSEFESFVAERFNGSTLVS
- a CDS encoding YbgC/FadM family acyl-CoA thioesterase, with protein sequence MQIRVYYEDTDTGGIVYHSNYLNFCERARSQAFFDKGLMPYLEDGHFVARKIIADYFKSAKLGDVLEVKTELTQMKAASFTLKQTVYKEDEKLFELEILLAHISFEGAPKKIDKETKELILSLF
- a CDS encoding uracil-DNA glycosylase, with protein sequence MVVTLKSFQNLVLLQNLYRLKHIGFEYIDHFEVNEKKNYEKARTLEELVSNIRSCYLCDLSKSRTQSMSGFGNQNASLFILDYAVSQVQDTENNYFAGRSGETLKKMIENVLELSTDSIYMTHAIKCKPLQSNKPSESEWSSCKHYLFSQLEFVSPKIIVTLGEDAYIHLTGDTNNFESVRGHVIDFKGYKLIPIYHPQYLLRNPESKKITLNDLKTIKSCL
- a CDS encoding EAL domain-containing protein; the encoded protein is MAKTNEKLKLNRFKIKSSTEVMDVINEVKRCCSTIPLFHIASYIHNTVLVQNLIRELDKNFPDAKVVLLKHDDRNITTLSVYDYDVKENENTSDEILDQLYTMYDKTHNNIDEYRNQLFLRYFTDHLTNLPNLYQLRKDLQNDEENNTLVLIKIDNFQTINNFYGFVVGDYVIEYVSTFLKEIFDETSIYRLSGTEFSVILDDTYDFYRLKAYLSELYKSLQNLVITYQDIHIFVNFTLSSSVSQDNFNLFSKVSMALKYAEDHSLPFWIYEDSMNFENEYEKNLQLSQVVREAINSNRIVPYYQAIYDNHQGVVNKYECLARLVDKDNNVISPQVFIPVAKSLKIYNKVTEIIIDKAFKEFENNDHEVSINLSIEDIMNNEVFEYIVNKIKNFPEPSRITFELLESEAILDFRKVGRFIEEIKRRGAKIAIDDFGSGYSNFSHIINLKVDYIKIDGSLIEKIGTDKTSLIAVETIVALAKKLGVQTVAEYVVSSTILTQVKNLGIDYSQGFYIDRPSLTFAEASPL
- a CDS encoding response regulator, whose translation is MILLFVLMGITIGAKILSDAKNTLIQQRYQELEIATQIKKRSIERYIKFNIIELELLAKNTQLIDFTSYLLNTQKQTDSKQSQELFLQNDKYFKNYTRLHELYDLFIIDAKDGNIIYTALKEPDLGKSVLSSPGLKTTKLAVAFAEALQTKKIYLSDMGIYTISGTKPFLFGAIPITDKNGELLAVAAMQIPYENISRFVNIVGEELVSKEAYLVGEDYVVKSSTLHNGAQPSFFNTFSKSESFRIHSDVVEQALQSESKVFIQGLDYDYQEVIAVSVPIKMGGLHYHLITKVDLDEVLAPYHNDVKKIVFLIVLTILGATFLMTMIVNEIMKNVSYINENAKNISQGNFATNSSPKLYMELEPINQMLLKQTHVLRSLTSSVNEIKDAIEHSEYEKRIDSSEFEGAFAETIETINVLLEKLYDAIWFQSGVAHLMNETALVEDVENISKTALEFLSSYLNIPMAALYVYDELNEILTLKASYAYQKSSYFKEFFELGEGSVGESALEKKRLALHIDDIKNLKINTAILSVTPTMILCEPIIYKQRLIGVIEFALIDKLSDRKIYFLSEAIHSFASILYPAIQSDVTKELLAQTQEQKAELQNQSEELKQSNVMLEEQQQNLEVLAQDLQIKNGELQQTQDQLLFKNTELERANRYKSEFFANMSHELRTPLNAIILLSKLLVDDLKATEDEEVVKKIGIIHKSGNDLLRLINDILDFAKSESGKLELHNTVFLLDTLVTELHQEFDYLAQEKSLEFSISNEYKGEFEADYDKLLQVLRNLLSNAFKFTDKGSVTVSIFEDEIQNKLVFLVTDTGIGISKEQQYIIFDPFRQADGSSSRKYGGTGLGLSISKEFIAMMGGEIVLESSSEKGSQFKITIPLRQIKKAELTNSSNKNSIETTVLEQPAKKSSKASVNLAGKTILIVDDDVRNIFALSSLFEKTGANVENAFNGIEALETLKKEKIDIVLMDIMMPEMDGYETIKKIRKEMGLENLPIIVISAKAMKEDIERALEVGANEYLTKPIEFENLERMVESWLYKR